From one Sulfurimonas sp. HSL-3221 genomic stretch:
- a CDS encoding sensor histidine kinase yields the protein MLRTIFIALLLSLHAVAGGIVLDASQSGAINIVPHSTYLIETNTSFPPAMILEQTARFQPAESAIYNFGFVEKPIWIQFALTRPVGDQTEWILSIGNSHIDEYTLYRIDTDGLTRLSRDGDTVNAPRAYASRMFWEKLPLTEGTTSYLLQVKTQGALQIPLTVEQLSGAYRDESFSNLLFGLFYGVMLLLLVYNMVLYIFVREIHYFNYLAFLASYMLFQLNFDGLGPEWFWPGNVWMANSGLAFFIFFSAMFGFRFARYFLVLKRYAPQAERIIAFAEFLSFLGVLSVLLLDYHTAVTAAAVWSAIIPWVLIYAGIKVLPNYHAARYYLAGWIVFLLATILVALNQLGVVPTHPVMLYTQQAGSLIQMILLSFALADRINMMKHEHLAKLREFNEQLQAKIALKVDELREKDRIMILQSRQAAMGEMIENIAHQWRQPLNQLSLIQSNIFFEYQLGNLNEKKMQTYQEQSETLMEYMTHTIDDFRTFFMPNRARENFCICGAIEKVLELFRPTLNRYNIGIDLKCDGRPGALGHENEFSQVMLNLLNNAKDAMLEHGTKKPQVTIRVQTGGTMIMVAVCDNGGGVADDIIDRVFDPYFTTKFKSQGTGIGLYMVKTIMEKSMNGGVSVQNRGAGACFILELPQKEHDAK from the coding sequence ATGCTCCGTACAATCTTCATCGCATTGCTGCTGTCGCTGCATGCCGTTGCAGGCGGTATCGTCCTAGATGCCTCGCAAAGCGGCGCGATCAATATTGTCCCCCACAGCACGTACCTGATCGAAACCAACACCTCGTTTCCGCCCGCAATGATTCTGGAACAGACGGCGCGGTTCCAACCGGCAGAGAGCGCCATCTACAACTTTGGTTTTGTCGAGAAGCCCATCTGGATACAGTTCGCGCTCACCCGTCCCGTGGGGGACCAAACCGAGTGGATCCTCAGCATCGGGAACTCCCACATTGACGAATATACTCTCTACCGCATTGATACGGACGGCTTGACGCGGCTGAGCCGAGACGGCGATACGGTGAATGCGCCGCGCGCCTATGCCAGCCGTATGTTCTGGGAAAAACTGCCCCTGACGGAGGGAACGACCTCCTATCTTCTTCAGGTCAAAACTCAGGGGGCCCTGCAGATTCCCCTGACGGTTGAGCAGCTTTCGGGAGCGTATCGGGACGAGTCCTTTTCCAACCTGCTTTTCGGACTCTTTTACGGGGTCATGCTGCTGCTGCTCGTTTACAACATGGTGCTGTACATCTTCGTCCGCGAGATCCACTATTTCAACTACCTCGCCTTTTTGGCCAGCTACATGCTCTTCCAGCTCAATTTCGACGGATTGGGGCCGGAGTGGTTCTGGCCGGGCAATGTCTGGATGGCGAACAGCGGCCTGGCCTTTTTCATCTTTTTCTCGGCGATGTTCGGGTTCCGATTTGCCCGCTACTTTCTGGTACTGAAACGTTATGCCCCGCAGGCGGAACGCATCATCGCGTTTGCGGAGTTCCTCTCCTTCCTTGGGGTGCTCTCCGTATTGCTGCTTGATTACCACACGGCGGTCACGGCGGCGGCGGTGTGGAGTGCGATCATCCCCTGGGTATTGATCTACGCCGGGATCAAAGTACTGCCCAACTACCACGCCGCCCGCTACTACCTCGCCGGCTGGATCGTGTTTCTGCTGGCGACCATTCTCGTCGCGCTGAACCAGCTCGGCGTGGTGCCGACGCACCCGGTGATGCTCTATACGCAGCAGGCCGGTTCGCTGATCCAGATGATCTTGCTCTCCTTCGCCCTGGCGGACCGCATCAATATGATGAAACATGAGCACCTGGCGAAACTGCGGGAGTTCAACGAACAGCTCCAGGCGAAGATCGCCCTCAAGGTCGATGAACTCCGCGAGAAGGACCGGATCATGATCCTGCAGTCGCGGCAGGCAGCCATGGGGGAGATGATCGAGAATATCGCCCACCAGTGGCGGCAGCCCCTCAACCAGCTCTCCCTGATCCAGAGCAATATCTTCTTTGAATATCAGCTGGGGAACCTCAACGAGAAGAAGATGCAGACCTACCAGGAGCAGTCGGAAACGCTGATGGAGTACATGACGCATACGATTGACGATTTTCGCACTTTCTTCATGCCCAACCGGGCGCGGGAAAATTTCTGTATCTGCGGGGCCATCGAAAAGGTGCTGGAGCTCTTCAGACCGACACTGAACCGCTACAATATCGGCATCGATCTCAAATGCGACGGACGGCCGGGGGCATTGGGGCATGAGAACGAATTTTCCCAGGTGATGCTCAATCTTCTGAACAATGCGAAAGACGCCATGCTCGAACACGGGACGAAAAAGCCGCAGGTCACCATCCGGGTACAGACAGGCGGGACGATGATCATGGTGGCCGTCTGTGACAACGGCGGCGGGGTGGCCGACGACATCATCGACCGGGTCTTCGACCCCTATTTCACGACAAAATTCAAGTCCCAGGGAACGGGGATAGGGCTCTACATGGTCAAGACGATTATGGAGAAGAGCATGAACGGGGGCGTCAGCGTCCAGAACCGTGGTGCCGGCGCCTGCTTTATACTCGAACTGCCACAAAAGGAGCATGATGCGAAATGA
- the tkt gene encoding transketolase — MSDNTMRAKMANTIRFLAADMVQKANSGHPGAPMGLADIAVVLSEHLNHNPKNPKWLNRDRLVFSGGHATGLIYSLYYLWGYGLEIEDLKQFRQLDSKTPGHPEYGHTEGIEITTGPLGQGVANAVGFAMASKYVGAQVNSETAKVIDHHVYCLCGDGDLEEGISYEACSIAGHNKLDNLILIYDSNRITIEGSTDLSLSENVAQRFESQGWDVLEVDGHDYEAIDAVITEAKTRMKPVLVIADTTIAKGACEMEGSHHSHGAPLGEEIICEAKTNCGFNPNEAFQVDEDVLARFRCAVEAGDLAEREWKHRLATLPLVEQNEALGALNNPDFTRIQWPEFDKADATRSTNGKILNAVAKAIPGFLGGSADLGPSNKTELKDLGEFPRGKNIHFGIREHAMGAITNAMALYGPLMPFSATFFVFSDYMKPAARIAALSGIQHFFIWTHDSIGVGEDGPTHQPIEHLGQFRALPNFYVWRPADGNENVEAWKWALAKTDAPSAFVCSRQNLPLLDAPAKGSAAQGGYLLSEEADATMTLMASGSEVGLAVEVKAQLAAKGVKANVVSVPCFDLFLEQDAAYIDGIIKPGTKTVAIEAARGMEWYRFADTVIGMDSFGASAPAGELFKKFGFTADAVTAQLS, encoded by the coding sequence ATGAGCGACAATACGATGCGCGCCAAAATGGCGAATACGATCCGTTTCCTTGCGGCCGACATGGTCCAGAAGGCGAACTCCGGCCACCCGGGTGCCCCGATGGGTCTTGCGGACATCGCCGTCGTGCTTTCCGAGCACCTCAACCACAACCCCAAGAACCCGAAGTGGCTCAACCGCGACCGCCTCGTCTTCTCCGGCGGCCATGCGACGGGCCTGATCTATTCGCTCTACTACCTTTGGGGCTACGGGCTCGAGATCGAGGACCTCAAACAGTTCCGCCAGCTTGATTCCAAGACGCCGGGCCACCCTGAGTACGGTCACACCGAAGGGATCGAGATCACGACCGGCCCGCTGGGGCAGGGTGTCGCGAACGCCGTCGGTTTCGCGATGGCCTCCAAATACGTCGGCGCCCAGGTCAACTCCGAGACCGCCAAGGTGATCGACCACCACGTCTACTGCCTTTGCGGCGATGGGGACCTGGAAGAGGGGATCAGCTACGAGGCGTGTTCCATCGCCGGACACAACAAGCTCGACAACCTGATCCTGATCTACGACTCCAACCGTATCACGATCGAGGGTTCTACGGATCTGAGCCTCAGCGAAAACGTCGCCCAGCGCTTTGAATCGCAGGGGTGGGACGTTCTTGAAGTGGACGGCCACGACTACGAGGCGATCGATGCCGTCATCACCGAAGCGAAGACGCGCATGAAGCCTGTGCTCGTTATTGCCGATACGACGATCGCCAAAGGGGCGTGCGAGATGGAAGGCTCCCACCACTCCCACGGCGCACCACTGGGCGAGGAGATCATCTGCGAGGCGAAGACGAACTGCGGGTTTAACCCCAATGAAGCATTCCAGGTCGACGAAGATGTCCTGGCGCGTTTCCGCTGTGCCGTCGAAGCGGGCGACTTGGCCGAGCGCGAGTGGAAACACCGCCTTGCCACCCTGCCGCTCGTTGAGCAGAACGAAGCGCTGGGCGCCCTGAACAACCCTGACTTTACCCGTATCCAGTGGCCGGAATTCGACAAAGCCGACGCGACGCGCAGCACGAACGGGAAGATCCTCAACGCTGTCGCCAAGGCGATCCCCGGTTTCCTCGGCGGTTCGGCGGACCTCGGTCCGTCCAACAAAACCGAACTGAAAGATCTGGGCGAGTTCCCCCGCGGCAAGAACATCCACTTCGGTATCCGCGAACACGCGATGGGGGCGATCACGAATGCGATGGCGCTTTACGGCCCGCTGATGCCCTTTAGCGCGACCTTCTTCGTCTTCAGCGATTACATGAAGCCGGCGGCGCGTATCGCGGCGTTGAGCGGCATCCAGCATTTCTTTATCTGGACCCACGACAGCATCGGCGTCGGCGAAGACGGACCGACGCACCAGCCGATCGAACACCTGGGACAGTTCCGCGCGCTGCCGAACTTCTATGTCTGGCGTCCGGCGGACGGCAACGAGAACGTTGAGGCCTGGAAGTGGGCACTGGCAAAAACCGACGCGCCGTCCGCGTTTGTCTGTTCCCGCCAGAACCTCCCGCTGCTCGACGCTCCGGCAAAGGGGAGCGCGGCGCAGGGCGGTTACCTGCTGAGCGAGGAGGCCGATGCGACGATGACGCTGATGGCGTCAGGTTCGGAAGTCGGGCTGGCCGTCGAGGTCAAAGCGCAACTGGCGGCGAAGGGTGTCAAAGCCAATGTGGTCAGCGTCCCGTGTTTCGACCTCTTCCTCGAACAGGATGCTGCCTATATCGACGGCATCATCAAGCCGGGAACGAAGACCGTCGCCATCGAAGCGGCCCGGGGCATGGAGTGGTACCGCTTCGCCGACACGGTGATCGGCATGGACTCTTTCGGCGCCAGCGCACCGGCCGGCGAACTTTTCAAGAAGTTCGGCTTTACTGCAGACGCTGTCACCGCGCAGCTCTCATAA
- a CDS encoding polyprenyl synthetase family protein, protein MEEFERFLQDNLPRAESFHPHYDTALSLMLTAGGKRFRPALLLGVVRSFNPLLIEAANHAALAIEMLHTYSLIHDDLPAMDDADLRRGFPTLHTRYDEVTAILVGDALNTHAFEVLSEAPFSDRTRVKLINLLAKNGGSDGMVLGQAIDCTFEHTKLALDEVKFLHTNKTAKLIACALQMGAVIAGQKALEAPLYGFGIDLGLLFQIQDDILDVTQTSEEAGKTTNNDEAKNSFVTLLGLDGAMAEADKLADDLTERLKSFDERLYDELSPMLLHYINRHK, encoded by the coding sequence ATGGAAGAGTTTGAACGCTTTTTACAGGACAATCTGCCCCGTGCGGAGAGTTTTCACCCCCACTATGACACCGCCCTCTCGCTGATGCTGACCGCCGGAGGCAAGCGCTTCCGCCCGGCGCTGCTGCTGGGGGTAGTACGCTCTTTCAACCCGCTGCTGATCGAGGCGGCCAACCATGCAGCGCTGGCCATCGAGATGCTGCACACCTATTCGCTGATCCACGACGACCTGCCGGCGATGGACGACGCGGACCTGCGCCGCGGCTTCCCGACCCTGCACACCCGCTACGACGAGGTGACGGCGATCCTGGTCGGCGACGCCCTCAACACCCATGCGTTCGAAGTGCTCTCCGAGGCGCCTTTTTCGGACCGGACACGGGTGAAACTGATCAACCTGCTCGCCAAGAACGGCGGCAGCGACGGGATGGTGCTCGGGCAGGCGATCGACTGCACCTTCGAGCATACGAAGCTCGCCCTTGACGAGGTGAAGTTCCTGCACACGAACAAAACGGCGAAGCTGATCGCGTGCGCCCTGCAGATGGGAGCGGTCATTGCCGGCCAGAAGGCCCTCGAAGCGCCGCTGTACGGTTTCGGGATCGACCTGGGGCTGCTCTTCCAGATCCAGGACGACATCCTCGACGTGACCCAGACAAGCGAAGAGGCGGGAAAAACGACGAACAACGACGAGGCGAAGAACAGCTTCGTGACCCTTCTGGGCCTCGACGGTGCCATGGCGGAGGCCGACAAACTGGCCGACGATCTGACCGAACGGCTTAAAAGTTTCGATGAGCGTTTGTATGACGAACTCTCACCGATGCTTTTGCATTACATCAATCGGCATAAGTGA
- a CDS encoding YbaB/EbfC family nucleoid-associated protein, with protein MFDKMNFGEMGKMLEEMQAKAAEFEAELAERTFTVKTGGGMVRLEMNGKGEAVDLEIDDSLLEDKASLQILLIAAINDAVKMVEDNKKHSAMGMLGGMNPFAGN; from the coding sequence ATGTTTGACAAAATGAACTTCGGCGAGATGGGCAAAATGCTCGAAGAAATGCAGGCGAAGGCCGCCGAATTCGAAGCGGAACTTGCCGAACGGACCTTCACCGTCAAAACGGGCGGGGGCATGGTACGGCTCGAGATGAACGGCAAGGGGGAAGCCGTCGACCTTGAGATCGACGATTCGCTGCTCGAGGACAAAGCCTCGCTGCAGATCCTGCTGATCGCGGCCATCAACGACGCGGTCAAGATGGTCGAAGACAATAAAAAACACTCCGCAATGGGGATGCTCGGCGGCATGAACCCCTTCGCCGGCAACTGA
- the panD gene encoding aspartate 1-decarboxylase, with protein sequence MTIEMLYSKIHRATVTDANLNYVGSITIDEELLEASAMRVGQKVEILNINNGERFSTYIILGERGKRDICLNGAAARKVHKGDKVIIVAYATYEERELETYKPTVVLVDDDNGITDVLHEI encoded by the coding sequence ATGACGATCGAAATGCTTTACAGCAAAATTCACCGTGCCACCGTCACGGATGCGAACCTCAACTACGTCGGTTCCATCACGATTGACGAGGAACTCCTCGAAGCCTCCGCCATGCGGGTCGGCCAGAAAGTGGAGATCCTCAATATCAACAACGGTGAGCGTTTCTCAACCTACATTATCCTCGGTGAACGCGGCAAACGCGACATCTGCCTCAACGGGGCGGCGGCGCGCAAGGTGCACAAAGGGGATAAGGTCATCATCGTCGCCTATGCGACGTATGAAGAGCGTGAGTTGGAAACCTACAAGCCGACTGTCGTCCTCGTTGACGACGACAACGGCATCACGGATGTACTGCACGAGATCTGA
- a CDS encoding (2Fe-2S) ferredoxin domain-containing protein encodes MGVPQPAFYIFKCEQSSPPGMPKPSCVNPQTQDLFQHLAGTLMQKGIIATVQPVRTACLNRCNAGPVMLVEPGHFMYYGLTKDKIDRIIDEHIIGGTPVAEYIIPDELWDAPISPEAMQKQMGR; translated from the coding sequence ATGGGTGTACCACAGCCGGCTTTTTATATTTTCAAATGCGAGCAATCCTCTCCCCCGGGAATGCCGAAACCGTCATGCGTGAACCCGCAGACACAGGACCTTTTCCAGCATTTAGCAGGGACTTTGATGCAAAAGGGTATAATTGCGACTGTACAACCGGTACGTACAGCGTGTCTGAACCGCTGTAATGCCGGACCGGTCATGCTGGTCGAACCGGGTCACTTTATGTATTACGGTTTGACCAAAGACAAGATCGACCGCATCATCGATGAACACATCATCGGAGGGACGCCGGTCGCAGAATACATTATTCCGGACGAACTGTGGGACGCACCGATCTCGCCGGAAGCAATGCAGAAGCAGATGGGAAGATAA
- a CDS encoding Ig-like domain-containing protein, translated as MYRGILLGTLLLLSGCGENSNTPLAGDIASLAVEANATTFYATQKVQMSAVASYTNGVPDSNATEFVEWSESNSSIAFFSTTDAASSPGLLSGGEFGGDVEITGSYKQFFDTAVVHVHALTSVTLSIENNDTNLSQEQTLQLQALGTFDDNTTLDVTESMTWILGNAGESNATLEQNGTLYTGDANGTLDINVTRYDVNASLTVSVTP; from the coding sequence ATGTATAGAGGGATTCTTTTGGGGACGCTACTGCTGCTGTCGGGGTGCGGGGAGAACAGCAACACCCCGCTTGCCGGCGACATCGCTTCGCTTGCCGTGGAGGCGAATGCCACGACGTTCTATGCCACCCAGAAAGTGCAGATGAGCGCCGTAGCGTCCTATACGAACGGCGTACCGGACAGCAACGCGACAGAGTTCGTCGAGTGGAGCGAATCAAACAGCTCCATCGCCTTTTTCAGTACAACAGATGCGGCGAGCAGTCCGGGGCTGCTGAGCGGCGGCGAATTCGGCGGAGACGTGGAGATCACGGGCAGTTACAAGCAGTTCTTCGACACGGCCGTCGTCCATGTCCATGCTCTCACGTCGGTTACCCTCTCCATCGAGAATAACGATACAAACCTTTCGCAGGAACAGACGTTGCAACTCCAGGCGCTGGGAACTTTTGATGATAACACGACGCTGGATGTGACCGAGAGCATGACATGGATCCTGGGCAACGCCGGGGAGAGCAATGCGACCCTGGAGCAGAACGGTACCCTCTACACGGGGGATGCCAATGGCACCCTCGATATCAACGTGACGCGCTACGACGTCAACGCATCGCTGACGGTCTCCGTCACGCCGTAA
- a CDS encoding outer membrane beta-barrel protein, which yields MKRFIVIMALCLGVLHAEATLHVGLGGIAGSENFRVKNPGTSDRKTSATLQGAQFKLGYGSISSYAIELDLGYGRYDKNIFSERDSDYVYFDISLIKAFDFEWGVYPFFKLGFGTGELEVRRTVTKSVSSGSFFAGLGGYLPLGAGFDLEASVIYRAKSWEDLDMISNQTETTSSIFEPYIGINYRF from the coding sequence GTGAAACGGTTTATTGTCATTATGGCGCTGTGCCTCGGGGTGCTGCATGCCGAAGCAACGCTGCATGTCGGCCTCGGAGGGATTGCGGGGAGCGAAAATTTCCGTGTCAAGAACCCCGGAACGTCCGACCGTAAAACGTCGGCAACGCTGCAGGGTGCCCAGTTCAAACTCGGGTACGGAAGCATCAGCTCCTACGCGATCGAACTGGACCTGGGCTACGGCCGTTACGATAAGAACATTTTCTCCGAGCGCGACAGCGATTACGTCTATTTCGATATCAGCCTGATCAAGGCTTTCGATTTCGAGTGGGGCGTCTACCCCTTCTTCAAACTGGGGTTTGGCACCGGAGAGCTCGAGGTGCGCCGTACGGTGACGAAGTCGGTGAGTTCGGGCAGCTTCTTCGCCGGGCTGGGGGGCTACCTTCCCCTGGGGGCCGGGTTCGACCTTGAAGCCTCCGTGATCTACCGGGCGAAAAGCTGGGAGGACCTCGATATGATCAGCAACCAGACGGAGACGACGTCGTCGATCTTTGAGCCGTACATCGGCATCAACTACCGTTTTTAG
- a CDS encoding UDP-N-acetylmuramoyl-L-alanyl-D-glutamate--2,6-diaminopimelate ligase, which yields MKIALPDQPFRFVTENSSECDSETAFVLTGLNRRYLDDAKARGAHSIISPADVAPLFGLDRINVIGITGTNGKTTTASAIYSILLDLGHKAAMQGTRGFFMNDTVVEGKSLTTPTLLETYRHIYQAVAAGCEYFVMEVSSHAIVQARAEGIDFALKILTNITQDHLDYHETLEEYVRVKNSFFADEGKKLINKDEAKADFNIKNTFTYGAENPATYKVVAYSLNDGISAVVQHFGKIHTFHSPMHGFFNVYNLTAAVAAAHLVTGDDLEAVCDAVGGFAGVSGRMEVVSESPLVIVDFAHTPDGMAQVLNALKEKEMLVVFGAGGDRDRSKRPLMGRVAENLAKKVFVTSDNPRSEDPDAIIADILGGMTYPEKAVVEPNRKAAIAMALSARSGDEVVVVLGKGDEQYQIIYDKQFPFDDREVIRSLLSEV from the coding sequence TTGAAGATAGCGCTTCCTGATCAACCGTTCCGTTTTGTAACGGAAAACTCCTCGGAGTGCGACAGTGAGACAGCATTCGTCCTTACGGGTCTCAACCGCCGCTACCTTGACGATGCCAAGGCGCGCGGCGCCCACTCTATTATCTCCCCCGCCGACGTTGCTCCCCTCTTCGGACTTGACCGTATCAACGTGATCGGGATTACCGGCACCAACGGCAAGACGACGACGGCGAGCGCCATCTACTCCATCCTGCTGGACCTGGGTCACAAAGCGGCGATGCAGGGGACCCGCGGTTTTTTCATGAACGACACCGTCGTGGAGGGCAAAAGTCTGACGACACCGACGCTGCTGGAGACCTATCGCCACATCTACCAGGCCGTCGCGGCGGGATGCGAGTACTTCGTCATGGAAGTGAGCTCCCATGCGATTGTCCAGGCGCGGGCAGAGGGGATCGACTTCGCCCTGAAGATCCTCACCAATATCACCCAGGACCATCTCGACTACCATGAGACGCTCGAGGAGTACGTCCGCGTCAAGAACAGCTTTTTCGCCGACGAAGGGAAGAAACTGATCAACAAGGACGAGGCGAAAGCGGATTTCAACATCAAGAACACCTTTACCTACGGGGCCGAGAACCCGGCGACCTACAAAGTGGTGGCCTATTCGCTCAATGACGGCATCAGCGCCGTCGTGCAGCACTTCGGCAAGATCCACACCTTCCACAGCCCGATGCACGGCTTCTTCAACGTCTACAACCTCACCGCAGCCGTGGCGGCGGCCCATCTCGTCACCGGCGACGATCTCGAAGCGGTGTGCGACGCGGTCGGCGGTTTTGCCGGGGTGAGCGGGCGGATGGAAGTGGTGAGCGAATCTCCTTTGGTCATCGTCGATTTTGCCCACACCCCCGACGGTATGGCGCAGGTCCTCAATGCCCTCAAAGAGAAGGAGATGCTGGTCGTCTTCGGGGCGGGGGGCGACCGCGACCGCTCCAAACGTCCGCTGATGGGACGGGTGGCGGAGAACCTCGCCAAAAAGGTCTTTGTCACCAGCGACAACCCCCGCAGCGAGGATCCCGATGCGATCATTGCAGACATCCTGGGCGGCATGACCTATCCGGAGAAGGCCGTGGTCGAACCGAACCGCAAAGCGGCGATCGCCATGGCGCTGAGTGCACGCAGCGGCGACGAGGTTGTCGTCGTGCTCGGCAAGGGCGACGAACAGTATCAGATCATCTACGACAAGCAGTTCCCTTTTGACGATCGGGAGGTCATTCGTTCTCTGTTAAGTGAGGTTTGA
- a CDS encoding NifU family protein, whose protein sequence is MIPFTDEELYDPVKNVIEKVRPSLALDGGDIKLLGVKNGVVYVQLGGACVGCGSSGNTLKYGVERQLRMDIHPELSVVNLPMGMENQMDAM, encoded by the coding sequence ATGATTCCGTTTACAGATGAAGAACTGTACGATCCGGTAAAGAACGTCATCGAAAAGGTCCGCCCCTCTTTGGCGCTGGACGGCGGTGATATCAAACTGCTGGGCGTTAAGAACGGCGTCGTCTACGTACAGCTCGGCGGAGCCTGCGTCGGATGCGGCAGTTCGGGCAATACCCTAAAATACGGTGTCGAACGCCAGTTGCGCATGGATATCCATCCCGAGCTCTCTGTCGTCAATCTGCCGATGGGTATGGAAAACCAGATGGACGCCATGTGA
- a CDS encoding aldo/keto reductase, with protein MAEIGFGTYRVSDENPEHIEALRMAVTSGVRVIDTSTNYMDGGAERAIAKALRFMEDDAREKVQIVSKFGYIQGSTMARLEAGEQFEEVVEYAPHVFHCIHPDFMWDQLERSLERLQAASLECYLIHNPEYFLLDALNRGRERSEVLDEMNDRIYRAFVALEKAAATGKIDGYGVSSNSFAKAATDPEFLPYEDLVALAIHAAESAGNTQNHFTTVQLPVNLLETEGLKCAAWAREHGLRVLTNRPLNAQHGQQMFRLAEYPPSPTYEAHLNELLQLCEHEALASLRNLVHQLDGVKHRFGWVGEYESFLYGQVLPHIRQVLEKLGEAERGALAQQLVLFLDSYAAAVAHECSLKVREAVGAQLEACDRPLQECALAFLLARPEIDVVLLGMRKPRYVAQALEAFPAG; from the coding sequence ATGGCGGAGATCGGTTTCGGCACCTACCGTGTCAGCGACGAAAACCCCGAACATATCGAGGCGCTGCGGATGGCGGTCACTTCGGGCGTCAGGGTCATCGACACCTCGACCAACTACATGGACGGCGGGGCGGAACGCGCGATCGCAAAGGCGCTGCGTTTTATGGAGGACGACGCGCGGGAGAAGGTGCAGATCGTCAGCAAATTCGGCTATATCCAGGGGAGTACGATGGCGCGGCTGGAAGCGGGGGAGCAGTTCGAGGAGGTCGTCGAATACGCCCCACACGTTTTTCACTGCATCCATCCCGATTTCATGTGGGACCAGCTGGAGCGTTCGCTGGAACGGCTGCAGGCCGCCTCGCTGGAGTGCTATCTGATCCACAATCCGGAATATTTCCTGCTGGATGCCCTCAATAGAGGGCGGGAGCGTAGCGAAGTGCTCGATGAGATGAACGACCGTATCTACCGGGCCTTTGTCGCGCTTGAAAAAGCCGCGGCCACCGGAAAGATCGACGGTTACGGCGTCAGTTCGAACAGCTTCGCGAAGGCAGCGACAGACCCGGAGTTCCTCCCCTACGAGGATCTGGTAGCCCTGGCAATCCATGCCGCGGAAAGCGCGGGCAATACTCAGAACCACTTTACAACGGTGCAGCTGCCGGTCAACCTGCTGGAGACGGAGGGGCTTAAGTGCGCGGCATGGGCCAGGGAACACGGGCTTCGGGTATTGACGAACCGTCCCCTGAACGCCCAACACGGGCAGCAGATGTTCCGGCTGGCGGAGTATCCTCCGTCACCGACATACGAAGCGCATCTCAACGAACTGCTACAGCTCTGTGAACATGAGGCGCTGGCATCGTTGCGGAACCTGGTCCACCAGCTCGACGGGGTTAAACACCGATTCGGCTGGGTCGGCGAATACGAGTCGTTCCTCTATGGACAGGTGTTGCCGCACATCCGGCAGGTGCTTGAAAAACTCGGCGAGGCCGAACGCGGTGCATTGGCGCAGCAGCTGGTGCTCTTCCTGGACTCCTACGCCGCCGCCGTCGCCCATGAGTGCAGTCTGAAAGTGCGCGAGGCGGTCGGTGCGCAGCTGGAGGCGTGTGACCGTCCGCTGCAGGAGTGTGCGCTGGCGTTTTTGCTGGCGCGGCCGGAAATCGACGTCGTGTTGCTGGGGATGCGCAAACCGCGCTATGTCGCCCAGGCACTGGAGGCCTTTCCCGCAGGCTGA